The window TAGGCGCCGCTTCCGAGCGATCGAAGCGCCGCCAACCGTTGGGCGTCGCGGGCTGTGCCGCAGCCGGGCCCCTCAAGGGCTGCTCGCTCTTCACGGCGCTCTCCGGTCCACCCCGAACGCTGCTCTGCGCCCCGGTCTGCGCGCGCTCCGGCCGAAACTTGGGATCGCGCCCGATGGCGCGCTCCACTTGCGCGGCTTGCCGCGCGAAGCTCTCCGGCGCCGCCGGCTGCCTTTGGCTGAAGAAACGCTCCGGCTTCGCACCGGCGTGGAACGTAGTCGCGCTCGCCGGTCGGTTGGTGGCGGAGAGATTGTCTTTGGTGGGCACCAGGGGCAGGTTCCCGGTCATCATCCGGCCCTCACGGAAGACCTCGCCGCTGACCGGCTTGGCCGCGGAGCGCCCGGTGCCAAACTGCTCCGTGGGCACGGTCGAGATCGCCTCGCGCACCCGCATGTCGGTGCTCGCCTGCCGCAGGTTGGAGAACCGGTCGCCCCGGTGCAGGGGCGCGATGCCGCCATAATTCTTCACGTTGGTGATGTTCGTGATGTTGGTGATGTTGGTGACATGCACCGCGTTGAAGTGCGACCGGTAGTGTCCCCACCAGGGATAGAAGCGGTCGCAGGGACCGATCGGGAGCCAGCCGATGGAGCCGAAGCCGAAGCCGACACCCCAGTGGCTGCCGAATCCGAAGAACGAGACGTAGGCCGGAGCCCAGATCGGCCGGTAGTAGTGATGCACCGGGCCCGGCCACCAGTACCACGAAGAGTTCCAGTGGAACCAGCGGCCGTAGTGATACGGCGCCCAGCCCCAGGGCTCGTACGACACCCAGGTCCAGCCCCAGTAGGGCTCCCAGACCCAGCGGCCCGCGCGATAGGGCGCCCAACCTGCTGACACTACCGGCGCCCAAACCAGACCGTAATCCGGGACATCCACCCAACGCCCGTAGGCGTCCAGGTCCTCGCTGCCCACGTAATAACGGTTGGTGTGTCCCCAGGACTGCGCGTTGCGGATCACGCCATCGCGCTCGTTGTTCCAGGAATCCCAATCGTCCTTCGACGGCGCGCTGACCAGCTTGTATTCCGCCTCATCGGCGGTACCGCGCACCACGGCTGACTGCCCCTTCTCCAGGCGGGTGCTGCCCTGCGGGGTGGAGATGTCCGCCGATCCCTTGCGCACGATCACCTGGGTTTCGCCGGTATCCACCTGGACCCGATACACGCCCTCGCGCGACGTAGGACGGATGGCCACATTCGGCGTATCGATCTCGATCTCGGCCTCGCCTTCCTTGAAGACGCTGTAGTAGGCGAGGCCTCGGCCGACCTGCACCTGCACCTGGGTGCGGGTGAGCGTCGCCACCTTGGCCTCGGCGTTGTTGCCCAGGCGGAGGATGTTGGCATGGTCGAGCTGGATTTCGGCGCGGGAGCGGTCCCCGGTGGAGACGCTGTCGCCGGCGACCACCGGCTGGTTCAGCGCTGCGGCCGCCCAATCCCCGGTATCACCGCGCTGCGACGAGACGTCGCCGTGAATCAGGCTGACGCGCGC of the Terriglobales bacterium genome contains:
- a CDS encoding DUF6600 domain-containing protein — its product is MKRNLVLVICMVALAFLGTASAQVEVSPGVARVSLIHGDVSSQRGDTGDWAAAALNQPVVAGDSVSTGDRSRAEIQLDHANILRLGNNAEAKVATLTRTQVQVQVGRGLAYYSVFKEGEAEIEIDTPNVAIRPTSREGVYRVQVDTGETQVIVRKGSADISTPQGSTRLEKGQSAVVRGTADEAEYKLVSAPSKDDWDSWNNERDGVIRNAQSWGHTNRYYVGSEDLDAYGRWVDVPDYGLVWAPVVSAGWAPYRAGRWVWEPYWGWTWVSYEPWGWAPYHYGRWFHWNSSWYWWPGPVHHYYRPIWAPAYVSFFGFGSHWGVGFGFGSIGWLPIGPCDRFYPWWGHYRSHFNAVHVTNITNITNITNVKNYGGIAPLHRGDRFSNLRQASTDMRVREAISTVPTEQFGTGRSAAKPVSGEVFREGRMMTGNLPLVPTKDNLSATNRPASATTFHAGAKPERFFSQRQPAAPESFARQAAQVERAIGRDPKFRPERAQTGAQSSVRGGPESAVKSEQPLRGPAAAQPATPNGWRRFDRSEAAPSQPVRSAEQSPNPMRSYPSSSAATRSEAARQDQQTTSDRYGWHKFSEPGGQGERRNTGPSGQSRETRPAAPATTAPARSEPSPDRGAGWRHFEPQSQPVETPGRAVSPERPSERWTPASPSSESRGPGSSREYRAPAYRGEPAPSSRPPLNLRQPIVTPRSSGGPSGGHGGYSAPSHSGGKGSSGGGGGSQKGSSGGGPHGNRFR